The genomic region ATTCCCGGCGGTTTCTTCAAGCGTGAAGGAAGACCAAGCGAGAAGGAAACGCTCACATCCAGGTTGATCGACAGGCCGCTGCGGCCTCTGTTCCCCGACGGATGGATCAGAGAAACGCAAATCATGGCCACCGTCATCTCGCACGACCAGCAAAACGACCCCGATGTCCTCTCGATAGTCGGGGCGTCTGCGGCGCTCGCCGTCTCACAAATTCCGTTTACCAGGCTTGTGGGCGCGGTCAGAGTCGGCCGAATCAACGGCGAGTTTGCCGCGAATCCGACCCAGGAGGACCTGGAACAAAGCGATATCGATATCGTTGTCGCTGGAACAAAGAACGCCATCCTGATGGTCGAGGGAGGCGCGAAAGAAGTCGATGAAGAAACGATGCTCGCCGCGCTTGAATTCGGCCATCAGATGCTGAAAGATACGATCAAGATTCAGGAAGAACTGGTAGGCCGGTGCGGAAAATTCAAGTCTCCCCAGCCGCAGGTGACGCTCGACCAGGGCATCGTCGACCAGGTTCGTTCGCTTGCGATCGCCCGGCTGAACGAAGTTCTTCGGATCGCCGACAAGCAGAAGCGCCAGGAGCAGACGCTTGCCGTGCTCGAGGAGATCACCAAACAGTTCCAGGACGCATCCGAAGATCAGCTCAAGCAGGTCAATGCCGCCTTCCATGACCTCGAGAAGGGCCTGATGCGCAAGATGATCCTCGAGGAGAAGGTGCGCGCCGATGGCCGCGGACCGACTCAGATCAGGCCGATCACCTGCGAAATCGGCATCCTCCCGCGCGTGCACGGGTCGGCGCTGTTCACCCGCGGAGAGACCCAGGCGCTCGTTGCCACCACGCTCGGCACCTCAACCGACGAGCAGATCATGGACGAGCTGTTCGGAGAATACAAGAAGACCTTTATGCTCCACTATAACTTCCCGCCGTTCAGCGTCGGCGAAGTGAAACCGATCAGAGGTCCGGGACGCCGCGAAATAGGACATGGCGCCCTCGCAGAACGATCCATCACCAGCATGATGCCGACGTTCGAAGCGTTCCCCTACACCATCCGCGTGGTCTCCGACATCCTCGAATCCAATGGCTCGTCCTCAATGGCTACCGTCTGCGGAGCCACACTCTCGCTCATGGATGCCGGCGTCCCCATTAAGGCGCCGGTGGCCGGGATCGCGATGGGACTCGTGCAAGAGGGCGATCAGGCCGTTATCCTGAGCGATATCCTCGGCGTCGAAGACCATCTGGGCGACATGGACTTCAAGGTCGCGGGCAGCAAGACCGGCATCACCGGATTCCAGCTCGATGTGAAGACCGAGGGACTCGATCTCGGCACGCTTTCAAAAGCGCTCGAACAGGCGCGCGAAGGCAGAATCTTCATCCTGGACAAGATGCTCGAAGCCATTGCTCAACCAAGAGCTGAGATCTCACGGCACGCTCCGAAGATCATTCATATGCGGATCGAT from Candidatus Abyssobacteria bacterium SURF_5 harbors:
- the pnp gene encoding polyribonucleotide nucleotidyltransferase, producing MTERTQTKLGKHDLILETGRMAKQADGAVTVFYGDTAVLVTVVASPDVREGIDFLPLTVDYREKTYAAGKIPGGFFKREGRPSEKETLTSRLIDRPLRPLFPDGWIRETQIMATVISHDQQNDPDVLSIVGASAALAVSQIPFTRLVGAVRVGRINGEFAANPTQEDLEQSDIDIVVAGTKNAILMVEGGAKEVDEETMLAALEFGHQMLKDTIKIQEELVGRCGKFKSPQPQVTLDQGIVDQVRSLAIARLNEVLRIADKQKRQEQTLAVLEEITKQFQDASEDQLKQVNAAFHDLEKGLMRKMILEEKVRADGRGPTQIRPITCEIGILPRVHGSALFTRGETQALVATTLGTSTDEQIMDELFGEYKKTFMLHYNFPPFSVGEVKPIRGPGRREIGHGALAERSITSMMPTFEAFPYTIRVVSDILESNGSSSMATVCGATLSLMDAGVPIKAPVAGIAMGLVQEGDQAVILSDILGVEDHLGDMDFKVAGSKTGITGFQLDVKTEGLDLGTLSKALEQAREGRIFILDKMLEAIAQPRAEISRHAPKIIHMRIDPEKIRDVIGPGGRIIRSIVSETGAEINVEDDGRVLIAAVNPESGEKAYNMIRALVEEVEVGKIYTGKVKRVLKFGAFVEILPGKEGLVHISELSDKRVHKVEDVLNEGDTVTVKCIEIDRQNRINLSKRAADKELGVGV